A window of Garra rufa chromosome 6, GarRuf1.0, whole genome shotgun sequence genomic DNA:
GTAGTATAGTGCACTATAGAGATGCGTTCCTGTAGTATAGTGCACTATAGAGATGTGTTACTGTAGTATAGTGCACTATAGAGCTGCGTTCCTGTAGTATAGTGCACTATAGAGCTGCGTTCCTGTAGTATAGTGCACTATAGAGCTGCGTTCCTGTAGTATAGTGCACTATAGAGATGCGTTCCTGTAGTATAGTGCACTATAGAGCTGCGTTCCTGTAGTATAGTGCACTATAGAGATGCGTTCCTGTAGTATAGTGCACTATAGAGATGCGTTCCTGTAGTATAGTGCACTATAGAGCTGCGTTCCTGTAGTATAGTGCACTATAGAGCTGCGTTCCTGTAGTATAGTGCACTATAGAGATGTGTTACTGTAGTATAGTGCACTATAGAGCTGTTACTGTAGTATAGTGCACTATAGAGCTGCGTTCCTGTAGTATAGTGCACTATAGAGATGTGTTACTGTAGTATAGTGCACTATAGAGCTGTTACTGTAGTATAGTGCACTATAGAGCTGCGTTCCTGTAGTATAGTGCACTATAGAGATGTGTTACTGTAGTATAGTGCACTATAGAGCTGTTACTGTAGTATAGTGCACTATAGAGATGTGTTACTGTAGTATAGTGCACTATAGAGCTGTTACTGTAGTATAGTGCACTATAGAGCTGCGTTCCTGTAGTATAGTGCACTATAGAGATGTGTTACTGTAGTATAGTGCACTATAGAGCTGTTACTGTAGTATAGTGCACTATAGAGCTGCGTTCCTGTAGTATAGTGCACTATAGAGATGCGTTCCTGTAGTATAGTGCACTATAGAGATGTGTTACTGTAGTATAGTGCACTATAGAGCTGCGTTCCTGTAGTATAGTGCACTATAGAGATGCGTTGCTGTAGTATAGTGCACTATAGAGCTGCGTTCCTGTAGTATAGTGCACTATAGAGCTGCGTTCCTGTAGTATAGTGCACTATAGAGATGCGTTCCTGTAGTATAGTGCACTATAGAGCTGCGTTCCTGTAGTATAGTGCACTATAGAGATGCGTTACTGTAGTATAGTGCACTATAGAGATGCGTTCCTGTAGTATAGTGCACTATAGAGATGTGTTACTGTAGTATAGTGCACTATAGAGCTGCGTTCCTGTAGTATAGTGCACTATAGAGATGCGTTGCTGTAGTATAGTGCACTATAGAGCTGCGTTCCTGTAGTATAGTGCACTATAGAGCTGCGTTCCTGTAGTATAGTGCACTATAGAGATGCGTTCCTGTAGTATAGTGCACTATAGAGCTGCGTTCCTGTAGTATAGTGCACTATAGAGCTGCGTTCCTGTAGTATAGTGCACTATAGAGATGTGTTACTGTAGTATAGTGCACTATAGAGATGCGTTCCTGTAGTATAGTGCACTATAGAGATGCGTTACTGTAGTATAGTGCACTATAGAGCTGTTACTGTAGTATAGTGCACTATAGAGCTGCGTTCCTGTAGTATAGTGCACTATAGAGATGTGTTACTGTAGTATAGTGCACTATAGAGATGTGTTACTGTAGTATAGTGCACTATAGAGATGTGTTACTGTAGTATTGTGCACTATAGAGATGTGTTACTGTAGTATTGTGCACTATAGAGATGTGTTACTGTAGTATTGTGCACTATAGAGCTGCGTTCCTGTAGTATAGTGCACTATAGAGCTGCGTTCCTGTAGTATAGTGCACTATAGAGATGTTACCAGTGCACTACGGTGATGTGATATTGTAGTGTGTGTTACAGCCTGCAGACAGACAGGACAGTCTCAGTGAGGATGAGGAGgaggatgaagacgctgaggctgctCTGAAGAAGGAAGTGTCTCAGATACAGTCGTCTATAAAGACACATCAGCAGAGGTTCAGTGCGGTGGACAGCGGAGCCAATAATGTGGTGTTCATTCGCACTCATGGAGTCGGTGAGAGAATCAGATCATTAGCTCTATCAGAACACCTCCGACTCTGATCATAtaaccatctctctctctctctctctctctctctctcagacccAGAGCAGCTGGTCCATCACATCCTGTCAGACCTCCATCAGACGAAGAAGAGGAAGTCGCGTGTGATTCTGCGCATGCTGCCGGTCAGCGGCACCTGTAGGGCGTTTCCTGAGGACATGGAGAAGTTTCTGAGTGTGTTTCTGGAGCGCTGGTTCAAAGCACCGCTGCGCACCACCTTCCAGATCTGCTTCAAAGCCCGAAACAGCAGCCACAACAAGAGGGATGACGTCATCAAAGCCGTGGCCGGTACAgcagcgctcacacacacacacacacacacacacacacacacacacacacacacacacacacacacacacacacacacacacacacacacacacacacacacacacacacactcacagctgTCTGCTCTGCTGGGTTTCAGGTCTGGTGGGGAAGATGAACCCGCTCCATAAGGTGGATCTGACCAACCCTGAGCTCACCATCATCATCGAGATCATCAAGACGGTCTGCTGCGTCAGCGTCCTCAAGGACTACACACTGTTCCGCAAGTACAACCTGCAGGAAGTGGCCAAAGAGCCCACCAATCAGGAAGCAGCCAATCAGAACACAGGTCCACAGGAAGCAGCCAATCAGACACAGGATCATGGGGATGGAGAAAAAGCGGATGGGAGTGCAGAGAGCCATGATGTCACTACTGGCAACGGGACGAAGGAGGCGGAGCTTGAGTGAATGTGTGTCACATGACTCTGGCtggtttttaaaatcatttttacacCATTTGTGTGTTTTGTTCAGGCTTTAGTTTTTTAAGCAGTATTTCATTGTCAGCAGAATGTCTTTTGTTTTTACTTCTGTTTGTCGGTGATATTAACAGTTTCTGTTTGTTGTACAGGACTCTTGTGTCATTTTGGACACATTTTCCTCTGAAAATAACACAGAGATGTGGAAATCAAATAAAACACAACTGAAATCACACGTTTATCAGTACTAATGTCTGTTTCTAAATGTTGAGACGTTTCAGGTGGGAGCAACTCATGGAATTCCAGCTATTCTTCATCTGTGGAATATGAAGAGAAGGATTCAAAAACACAGTTCTCCTgtataaccagtgttggggaaagttattcattacaatattgcactacttcataaaaaaagtaactaattatgtcaCTTAGTTCCTTTTTATGgtaagtaatgtgttacattacttttgcgttacttttcaAACCTGTCCAGGGCTTTCTTGGTTGTTTTCGATATAAAAAGTTTTGGCTATTGAAAAATTTGGCTATTTTTggcctttttacaccaaatttcaatttttgcttattaatatggttgaattggataattgatggttaataaaatgggattaaatacataaacaatatttgtgttatttaattattgcaggtttgcgtcatattctaaGTTGCATTTCacgttttttattaattttgaggaatactgaatcagtttttttgtgagtgagattaATGCGTTTTTAGTCTAGAATTACAGTAAGATCATGTTCacacatggggacaggagactttttagtcaataaatgggaaaacaaagtaactcaAATATGTTcttgtaaattgtaaaaaaaaactgttactgTAGTAGTTACTTGAAAAGAGTAATCTGTAATTATGTCAGAAGATCTGCAGCGGTTCGGTGTTTAATGAAGTTGAATCGGAGTCATTATGGTCAGAATGATGGTTATGAATGATCAATGATAATCATGCGAGTGTTTACAGTGAGTGTTAAATCTCAGGGTCTCTGCAGGTGTCTCTGGGTCAGTGTCGTGTTAAAGGTCACACCGTTGTGAAACAATAGCGATTAGCCGTGTCGCTCCCTGGAGATGAGGATTAGCCTTCACCGTGACCTTTCCTGATCGCAGGAGACGCAGCTCACAGCAGGAGAGACCAGTCACACACTGATGACCCattaattacagaaaataatATCTGCAGGAGCATTCATATCTTACAGGTGTTTCACGCTTCTGCAGTCTCACCTGTGTTTACTTACACATTGCTTTTCTgtaaagttttatatatttttttacctctCAAATAACCGTATTTCAGAAATAAAATGTACATAGAAGTGAGAGAAACCAAAACCTCACTTTGGAGAAATGGagtttataaatgtaaaaatagttcGGCTGTCGgtgccaatagccttgtgggcagcgcgccgATATACAGCGCCGTTGagtcccgagttcgaatcccgactcgtgGACCTTCCTGATCCCACTCCTATCTCTCTTCCACTTTGCTTCCTGGTTTGTCCTATTACAGTAAATggcaactttttttaaaaaatggtttgGTGTGTTGGTTAGTTTATTTTGGACtagctgtatataaaaaaaacacacgTGTGTGTGCGTATGCGTGCGCGTgcgcgtgtgtatgtgtgtgtgtcagctGAGGTCGGGCTCCTACAGTGTGTCAGATGGCGTGTGGTGTGACCTTTAGCATCCTCCTCCTCCTTGAGATGGACAGATTTCTATTAGATTAAATCTTGGTTTAACTTAGAGTCAAACCCAGCACAGCTTCATCCTGCATATCGATTAATTATGGGAAAGAACTAATACAAGAGTTAGAAACAGTACAACACCAGAGTACCTCAGCCTACATCCGCCACACTAACACCCTTCTGATTTATTATTGAGTTATGAAGATGAACAGGTTACTCTCTGCGTGCTTTTACGATATTCTCTCTCTATTAGGCTATATTGTGCGATATGATAGTGCAAAATGCTTTCAATAAGTACATAAATAGCAACAGTGAAATTAaagttaataatatatatttcaaaCGAGTGAGAAACAAGATGAGCAGTGAAGATGATGGTGATGAAGATGAGGATGATTGACGTCTCTGGTGTTTCAGTGACAGCTCGAGACTCACAGCAGCTGCGCGCGACTCACACTCCAGTCAGGTAAAACATCTTCGTTTTACTACTCTAAGCTTtgttaacatttattattgttatttatatgGGTTAACCTtcaggatatttgtattattagtcGAGAGGAAGCgtcatttttattttctgtcttGTGTTGAATAAAGTTCATCAAAGGCGCGGTCTCTGACAGACATTCACTGCAGTCATTCTGAAATGAGAAACATCCAAAGTTGAAGGTAAATAAGTGTTCTGCCTTAATAATGACTGTTTATTGGAGACGTTGTCGTATATTTAACTCTCAACCAAATTCGACTCAAACTGTTGTTTCTTAtgattaaatattttacaaaaatagaTTTCACACAGGAGTAATGACACATTTCACATctctctaaatttaaaaaaaaaacatttgtgaatttgtatgtataataaaatataataatatgttTTACAAATAAACTgactaaaaaataaacaaaagacCAATAATACAATAAAGATATAACCAATAATGAAagcaaatataataaaacaaaaatgaatgaaaGAAATAACGAAACGAGATTTATGCTTGTTCTGAAATGTAAACTGTGTTTTAGCAATTATGGTTTATTTACATATACATCATATTTGTAATAAtttgcagtgttggggaaagttacttttataaGTAATGCATTACTCCCGAATAAAGtgactaattacgttacttagttactcgttatggaaagtaatgcatgaAGTTACTTTTCTGTTACTATTTAAATCCAGGCAGGGCTTGCTTGTAATATAAAGTGCTGTTTTTGACAAATGTAAAAGCTCTTTTACCCAAAGTGAAATGagtaagcctcaggctgaaggaaaagtaaattcacatttGTACAGAGGAACACAGgaaaagaaagttcaacactcttcagcaattgaattttttttttagtttatctaAA
This region includes:
- the thumpd1 gene encoding THUMP domain-containing protein 1, encoding MSETRKRTRKRFGGHAHKKQKGSRELEVGAQGVLITCNMNERKCTSEAFSLLNEYADALYGPEQPADRQDSLSEDEEEDEDAEAALKKEVSQIQSSIKTHQQRFSAVDSGANNVVFIRTHGVDPEQLVHHILSDLHQTKKRKSRVILRMLPVSGTCRAFPEDMEKFLSVFLERWFKAPLRTTFQICFKARNSSHNKRDDVIKAVAGLVGKMNPLHKVDLTNPELTIIIEIIKTVCCVSVLKDYTLFRKYNLQEVAKEPTNQEAANQNTGPQEAANQTQDHGDGEKADGSAESHDVTTGNGTKEAELE